Proteins from a genomic interval of Synergistaceae bacterium:
- a CDS encoding MATE family efflux transporter, which yields MNKKHISGREVFESWPIPRALFELALPMIFGQLIILVYNLADTFFIGRTNNPLMVAGVSLLLPVFNITITFANLFGIGGGTLISRLMGAKRDGEARSVSSFCFWMSILSGGIFSGTMYFFMTPILRALGASDDTLIFARQYTFCVIALGAVPTITGMTLSNFLRSTGRAKQAGFGVSMGGIINIFLDPLFMFVLLPKGYEVLGAGIATMLSNVIICLYFLAVILRSDDGIISLSPGNVIASAKNVYEVFAVGVPAAVAVTLFDVTYIIIDKLASGYGDIPLAAVGIVLKAERLPLNIGIGLCQGMMPLAGYNYASGNIARMRESVRFSRLVGLVFGLASVAMYEIFAPYIMRIFIADSQTVELGTHFLRARVLATPLMFVCFHAVNFFQAVGMGGTALFLGSSRWAVFNIPLLFVMNYVFGMYGIVWTQVVADIMMAGISIYVYRKFESRHNLRGV from the coding sequence ATGAACAAAAAGCACATATCAGGCCGGGAAGTTTTCGAGTCATGGCCGATTCCGAGAGCGTTATTTGAGCTTGCACTGCCCATGATATTCGGCCAGCTGATTATTCTTGTCTACAATCTCGCAGATACATTTTTCATCGGACGCACTAACAATCCTCTCATGGTTGCGGGCGTGTCGCTGTTGCTTCCTGTCTTCAACATCACAATAACATTCGCGAATCTCTTCGGGATAGGGGGCGGGACTCTGATTTCTAGGCTCATGGGCGCGAAAAGAGACGGCGAGGCCAGGTCGGTATCATCATTCTGTTTCTGGATGTCAATTCTTTCGGGCGGGATATTTTCCGGGACAATGTATTTTTTCATGACACCGATATTACGCGCATTAGGGGCGAGCGATGACACATTGATTTTTGCTCGTCAGTATACATTCTGCGTTATCGCACTCGGAGCAGTCCCAACGATTACGGGAATGACGCTCTCCAATTTCCTGCGCTCAACGGGCAGGGCGAAACAGGCGGGTTTCGGTGTCTCAATGGGCGGTATCATCAATATATTTCTTGACCCTCTGTTTATGTTCGTGCTGCTGCCTAAAGGGTATGAGGTACTCGGCGCGGGAATAGCCACAATGCTGTCGAACGTGATTATATGTCTGTATTTCCTCGCCGTGATTCTCAGGAGCGATGACGGGATAATTTCGCTGTCTCCCGGAAATGTCATAGCGTCAGCAAAAAACGTGTATGAAGTCTTTGCTGTGGGAGTCCCTGCGGCTGTGGCTGTAACACTTTTCGACGTAACATATATCATCATCGACAAATTAGCGTCCGGCTACGGTGATATACCCCTTGCGGCTGTGGGAATCGTCCTGAAGGCTGAACGTCTCCCGCTGAATATCGGCATAGGACTCTGTCAGGGGATGATGCCTCTTGCGGGGTACAACTATGCTTCCGGTAACATAGCGAGGATGAGGGAGTCTGTGAGGTTCTCGCGGCTTGTGGGACTCGTGTTCGGGCTCGCGAGCGTGGCAATGTATGAGATATTCGCGCCGTACATCATGCGGATATTCATTGCGGACTCTCAGACTGTGGAGCTTGGGACTCATTTCCTGCGGGCGAGGGTTCTTGCGACTCCGCTGATGTTTGTGTGCTTTCACGCGGTGAATTTCTTTCAGGCTGTCGGCATGGGAGGCACTGCGCTTTTTCTCGGCTCGTCAAGATGGGCGGTCTTCAACATTCCGTTATTGTTCGTGATGAATTATGTGTTCGGGATGTACGGCATTGTGTGGACGCAGGTTGTTGCTGATATTATGATGGCGGGGATTTCGATATATGTCTACCGTAAATTTGAGTCGCGGCATAATCTGCGGGGTGTATAG
- a CDS encoding sel1 repeat family protein, whose translation MKAQADKGNIPAMVEVGSMYAQGEGVSQNYAKAREYFTKAANNGSVDGMIGFGSLYKGGFGVNEDCEEASKWYRKAAYEGSQEGADAIAHLYFTGGRNLSQSYYNSYIWCCVAEMAEKSEGAGLAGAVIGGGAALLLSRPLLPLAGIGYLWADYAAERSIKEQIEGKGIFNLAKLSGSAMDSAKIEAGKIMAEIERNIKDRKKKK comes from the coding sequence ATGAAAGCTCAGGCCGACAAAGGGAACATTCCTGCGATGGTTGAGGTAGGGAGCATGTACGCTCAAGGCGAAGGAGTCAGCCAGAATTACGCGAAGGCTAGGGAGTATTTCACGAAAGCTGCCAACAATGGAAGCGTTGACGGTATGATAGGATTCGGCTCTCTATACAAGGGCGGTTTTGGCGTGAATGAAGACTGCGAAGAAGCGTCCAAATGGTACAGGAAAGCTGCTTACGAGGGAAGTCAAGAAGGAGCAGACGCAATCGCACACCTTTATTTCACGGGAGGCCGGAACTTGTCGCAGAGCTACTACAATTCGTACATTTGGTGCTGTGTCGCTGAGATGGCCGAGAAGTCAGAGGGAGCTGGCCTTGCCGGGGCAGTCATTGGAGGCGGCGCGGCTCTGCTGTTGAGCAGGCCTCTTCTACCTCTTGCGGGAATCGGCTATCTTTGGGCTGATTATGCCGCTGAACGTTCAATCAAGGAGCAGATAGAAGGAAAAGGAATCTTCAACCTTGCGAAGCTCTCAGGCTCGGCGATGGACAGCGCGAAAATTGAGGCTGGGAAAATCATGGCCGAAATCGAACGCAACATCAAAGACAGGAAGAAGAAGAAATAA